TTTGCATCGTTTTTCTGCACTGCCGTATTGTTGCTCAGGATCGGCACTGCTCACAACGATCGTTACAGTACAGTGTAACTGCTTTCTTTTCCGTGCCGTTTATCGATCATCCTAAAAGCAAAAGACAATGGAATTGCAATGTTAATACACGATCCCCTTCATGATTGGTTTTCACCTTTTCTACACATACGTGTGATACAGAGAAACTGTTTTGCAAGCaatggttgtgattgtgcACGGGATTGGTAACCTTATAGGTACGCTTATCATCGAACGTCGTGATACGGCTCCGGCAATTGTCCTGCTTCGCTCGATCGCACACCCAGTAGGTCGTACCGTAGATGCTCTTGCTGCGACAGTAGTAGAACCCGTTGTGGTATATTTTCCGTACGATCTTGTTTTTCAAGGGCAAGCTTACGAAAATCATCGAATCGATCGATCCACTTCCAAGATTATCTGCAACGAGCGGCACAAACGTGTGAGATAGTTAGTATAAACATATATTTTAGGTATATTATTTTGTTGGTGATCCCTTCCCGATCCCTTGGGAAGACAAAGGAGATGAAAAGAGACAGAGTTTAACCAACACTGGACAAAAATGAGTTCAGTATTTTCATTTACTTCACTTCAGCTCTGCTTTTGcgaaacataaataattcataaacaTCTCCTTATACTAATGCATCAATGAAATGTACAGAAATGATACATAATTAAGCATCTGTTTCAAAGCATCTCAATGAAACTCGATCGTTCCCTCCCCAGACATATCCTCTATCGTGGAGAAAAAGTCCAGCATCGGAACGTCTTCGGACAGGCTGATCATATCGTCGATCGGATCGTTCAAACCGATCGGTGCTTCGAATGGTGCCTGCTCAATGACGTATGGCAGGGGACGAGCGTGCCGGTGTTTCGTCTTGGGTGGATGGTTGTGCGTAGGATGCGAAAGCTTCATATACTCCCGGCCACCCTGCTTCATGGTAATTGCCTTCGCCCTGCACTTGGATTTCCGGTGCATCGAGCAGCGCCAGTTGACTGTGTCCGCAAACGCTCCATTACCTATGTAGCTGTAGCCTTCGTGCACCAGCAGTGGACGGCCACGCTGCGTTATGCTAAAGTTAGCCAACGTTGCACTGCTCATAAATTGTTCTGAAAGGAGAGGGagcaaccaaacaaaaaagaagtgCTAATTAATATGTGTCtacgcgtgtatgtgtgtgtttgcatacAATTGCTAGGAGCAACACTGGCGTTGCGATTTCATGTTTGCATAATGCtgctaaatttattttaaaacaattcacACCCGTGTACAATTTTATTGACTTTTTATTGTTATCTGGAAATAaccgaaagagagaaaagtcTTGtggcacccacacacacacagatactaTATAACACTCGTACCTCTTCTTCCATTGCCAACAAACCTGTGTGTTATGCATTGCAATTCCCATACACGCTCTACGCGCCTAAGGTAGCTGCAGCCCGGCAAGATGGGCCGCCGTTTGGTCTTGttccatcatgggttcaagcttaATTTTTCGCTTCCGCCGGCGTACTGACTTGGCCTCCTGCGGATGAGTATGCTCGTTCTTGAACACCTTCACGTACTCGACGCCATCGATGAGCCGGGTTTGGGCTCGGGCCTTGCAGTGCAGCCGGTGATAGAACCGGCACTTCCAGTTGACACGCGTCCCATTTTCGAACGTCTTGTTCTTGCTGTACAGATATCCGTCGTACACCAGGCATTGTGTCCCACGGGTTGTAAACTCGAAGCAGGCCCGCTGAATGTTACCATCGTCCCGGATCTTCGGAGCACCTGCAACGTGACAAAGGGAAAGCAAACGCATACATATACAGTACAGGTTGGTATTATAGGACTGC
This is a stretch of genomic DNA from Anopheles merus strain MAF chromosome 2R, AmerM5.1, whole genome shotgun sequence. It encodes these proteins:
- the LOC121590062 gene encoding FLYWCH-type zinc finger-containing protein 1-like → MSSATLANFSITQRGRPLLVHEGYSYIGNGAFADTVNWRCSMHRKSKCRAKAITMKQGGREYMKLSHPTHNHPPKTKHRHARPLPYVIEQAPFEAPIGLNDPIDDMISLSEDVPMLDFFSTIEDMSGEGTIEFH